A section of the Methanosarcina mazei S-6 genome encodes:
- the cutA gene encoding divalent-cation tolerance protein CutA, which yields MIGIVYITAGSMDNASEIARELVARRLAACVNMFPIYSIYRWNEKVEEQNEVALFAKTDSSRLEEIIETVRFLHTYDLPAIEFWEVKGEQNYLDWVHVNSS from the coding sequence ATGATCGGAATCGTATATATAACAGCCGGGAGCATGGATAATGCATCTGAAATTGCAAGAGAGCTGGTCGCAAGAAGGCTTGCAGCCTGCGTAAATATGTTTCCGATATATTCAATCTACAGGTGGAACGAAAAGGTGGAGGAGCAGAACGAAGTAGCCCTGTTCGCCAAGACCGACTCTTCCCGCCTGGAAGAGATCATTGAAACCGTGAGGTTCCTACACACCTATGACCTGCCTGCTATCGAATTTTGGGAGGTTAAAGGCGAGCAGAATTACCTCGACTGGGTGCATGTAAACAGCTCGTAA
- a CDS encoding DUF2117 family protein, with amino-acid sequence MQIGIVIHNFQLMDSPKTVENILTLLSGDNCIDACLCGTMGKIAAIDAGMENLVEVGRLMKPSTCIEHFFRSKDLVCLLNHGKELNTGRTFGRIVVSHLKNPEEKPLIQIERPGRPDGELIPWNRVALPYAEKLSSLLNMKISQPPSPVNTIEVSKYGTRVLRRISTFPGANIMVEGIVVGKATSSEVALISENGFLTSMEGGIIKEQGIEILHKHEERVPVDLSIAWVKTATSRKNSDDFYDSIEGKNEWMAKTASLKKGFSQEKLLEGGVKVILIDHCAERSLDMMKGAGFVITIGDDTTEIAGNIFSRFGIPILGVTDGDCDELATEVRYSPGSLLLHLKQGKDDELGKEIKQHIFSGEQIACFENIDDLKPRIIKLAGDLLESISEY; translated from the coding sequence ATGCAGATTGGAATAGTAATTCATAACTTTCAGCTTATGGATTCTCCCAAGACAGTCGAAAATATTCTTACGCTTCTCTCTGGAGATAATTGTATAGATGCCTGTCTCTGCGGAACCATGGGAAAAATTGCGGCGATTGATGCCGGCATGGAAAATCTGGTTGAAGTTGGCAGGTTGATGAAGCCAAGCACCTGCATAGAGCATTTCTTCAGATCAAAGGACCTGGTCTGTCTCCTTAACCACGGAAAGGAACTGAATACCGGCCGAACTTTTGGAAGGATCGTAGTTTCGCATTTAAAAAATCCTGAAGAAAAGCCTCTTATTCAGATTGAAAGGCCAGGCCGTCCTGATGGTGAACTCATTCCATGGAACAGGGTTGCTTTGCCCTATGCTGAAAAACTATCCAGCCTGCTTAACATGAAGATTTCCCAACCTCCATCGCCTGTCAACACTATAGAAGTCAGCAAGTATGGAACCCGGGTCCTGAGAAGAATATCGACCTTTCCCGGGGCAAACATAATGGTTGAAGGGATCGTGGTCGGAAAAGCCACTTCTTCTGAAGTAGCTCTCATCTCGGAGAATGGTTTTCTTACTTCAATGGAAGGGGGAATTATAAAAGAGCAGGGTATTGAGATCCTTCATAAGCATGAGGAAAGAGTGCCTGTAGATCTTTCTATAGCCTGGGTGAAAACCGCAACTTCCCGAAAAAACTCCGACGACTTTTATGATTCAATAGAAGGAAAAAATGAATGGATGGCGAAAACTGCCTCTTTGAAAAAGGGTTTTTCACAGGAGAAACTTTTAGAAGGTGGGGTTAAGGTTATTCTTATAGACCACTGCGCTGAACGTTCATTAGATATGATGAAAGGTGCAGGCTTTGTTATTACTATTGGAGATGACACCACGGAGATTGCAGGAAACATTTTCTCCAGATTTGGAATCCCTATCCTTGGAGTTACAGACGGTGACTGTGACGAACTTGCTACGGAAGTGAGATATTCTCCTGGTTCCCTGCTTCTGCATTTAAAACAGGGAAAAGATGATGAGTTAGGGAAAGAGATTAAACAGCACATCTTTTCAGGAGAACAGATAGCCTGTTTTGAAAATATTGATGATCTGAAACCAAGAATCATAAAACTTGCAGGAGATCTCCTGGAATCTATTTCAGAGTACTGA
- a CDS encoding COG1470 family protein, translating into MRLKIVLLIIALIISVQAAAGSSSIGVGASPGNLSFRLAPETSAEQSLYVINTGNETATYGIFVEGDACEDWFTFSSTSFDLKAGEYREVKVKLNVPATEETDVECNIKIPCTVSGKIVGAGIIIPVHIEISASEANYSEVGSSGTSSSAGGKSFSGSFNSSKVKEISQQLVANASNLVVDSRKDITSTGEKLKNSTKNWEETADKSLDNATTGLGKVTRKFEDTGRRIEDDTKERFDDTKKKLDELNTIYRDIIQYIDNFIKIRLTKILN; encoded by the coding sequence ATGAGACTTAAAATTGTGTTACTCATTATCGCTCTTATTATTTCAGTGCAGGCTGCTGCAGGCTCTTCAAGTATAGGGGTTGGAGCAAGCCCGGGAAACCTGAGTTTCAGGCTCGCTCCAGAAACGTCTGCAGAGCAATCGCTATATGTGATAAACACAGGAAACGAAACCGCAACATATGGGATTTTCGTAGAAGGCGATGCCTGTGAAGATTGGTTTACATTTTCCTCAACTTCTTTTGATCTGAAAGCAGGGGAATACAGGGAAGTTAAAGTCAAACTCAATGTTCCTGCAACAGAAGAAACAGATGTTGAATGCAACATAAAAATTCCCTGTACCGTATCAGGAAAAATTGTTGGAGCCGGAATTATAATCCCTGTCCATATAGAGATTTCTGCCTCAGAAGCAAACTATTCAGAGGTCGGCTCTTCGGGTACCAGTTCCTCGGCAGGAGGCAAAAGTTTTTCCGGGTCTTTCAATAGCTCAAAAGTGAAAGAAATATCCCAGCAGCTTGTCGCAAACGCCAGCAATCTGGTGGTTGATTCCAGAAAGGATATCACATCTACGGGTGAAAAATTGAAAAACTCTACCAAAAACTGGGAGGAAACTGCAGACAAGAGTCTTGATAACGCAACAACCGGCCTTGGAAAAGTAACCAGGAAATTCGAGGATACAGGCAGAAGGATTGAGGATGATACAAAAGAGAGATTTGATGACACTAAAAAGAAACTTGATGAACTAAACACAATTTACAGAGATATTATTCAGTACATTGATAATTTCATTAAAATCCGCCTGACAAAAATATTAAACTGA